ctttatattttctctaaaaatataacttgcttcttataatttgttttgtttaaataatcaaatgtatttatcgtactttggtggttcaaatgtgattccatgtaactaaaagtaagaaacttacatgtcgatatcttttcacgtttaataggttatctattgaatatttgttatatagattagtaaaatgtgactttcgatcgcataaactattaaaaatattacttttgattgtatatagtgaaccaccgcttataattgttaaaaataaaataaatttaaacggatatggataattatccattaacccgcttcacccgacggatatgaatatgaatggatgaaaagtaaaaaaataaatggatatggatatgatacAGCCTCACCCGATCCGTATCCTATCCATTGACCATCATTAATAGTGATACACGTATATATGTACTCACATACACATCCATACATACACAAACACTGAACAAAATCAATGGAGATCAAATCGGCGATCAACATTCGTCTCTTACTAATTTTTCTAATTCTGATCGTATTCCAATACGTCGTCGTTTTTAGCGGGATTCACATACCTGATGAACTGGATGACGtagtggatgatgaagaagatgaagcgtGGAAGGAATGGGGACAAAAGAAGAAGAAAGTGACGGAAGATACGTTTGATCCGCCACCGGATGATTTCTCCGATATGAATTTAGCTCAGATGCAAGATGAAATGATGAAACGACAATCTGGTCCGTCGTTTGGTTTCGTTAAGCTTCGTTTAGGCGTTCGTCGAACTACGGTAAATCAATTTTGCTTTCTGTTTTATTATTCATTGATTTAAGTTAAACGTAATTTATGTTTTGATTAATTGTAATTGACTTTAAAAAGCAAATGTAGGTTTGCAGTTGATTTATCTGTAGCATAATTGGTTAGGTATTAGTCGAACTACGGTAACTTAATTGGGCATTCTATGTGATAATTGATAATTTGGTTAAGTGCATTTTTATTATGATTTGTTGATTAGGGTTAATTTATTGAAATTTGAATTGATTAATGTTGACCTAAAAAGGTCAAAATGTAGCTCTgcatttatacatgtatatatgaataattagttcATATACAACCACATTTGTTATGTCTTCTTGTATGATTTAATTTCGCCATTTCAGCCCACTGTTAGCTCATGTAAACATGGTCTGATCATACTGGAACAAATGCAGCAAGGGCCTATTACTAATTTAGAACTCTCCGGTTAATATGCTTGGGTAGAATTAGGATATGGAGTTTTGTTACTGTCATATAATTAACTAATATGCCATTTTGGTGAACTAAAAATGGGATAATAGATCATCTTTAATGTAACTTTCAGGATATGATAACAAATATCGCAATGAAATGGAGCAAAATTGCCAGAACAGGATCCATAGAAGTCAAATTTATGGGTGTTGATGTGAGCACAATCATGTTCACTCTTGAAAAAGGTCAAGACACTTTAGAGGTTTGTTCTAAATAACGCTGCAAActattttattttttcattttattCCCCAACAATTGCTTAAGTTCATCGTTGAAATAATATAAGAACACACTTGTGCACGCCCCTCACAGAACAATATATGATGTTGGTCGTCAGTATAGAAATTTAAATCTTAAAATACTAAACTCTGTTCTATAGAGTATGATGATTCAATTAAGGGCCACTCATTTGAAATCAAGCATATTGATTAATGCATTATACAGTAATGTAGTATAACTCATACTACCATGTCAAGAGTCTTTTCCTTTCCATTTATGTTTTTACAAGTTGTCCAAAAAGGACTCACTTTGCAAATTATTGCAGCTTTTGTTATATTTATAAGTAGCATTGGTACTTTGCAACAAAACTGAACTTAGCAATTTTAAAAACTGGAAAAAGTCAATGACTCAATAATAATTTGTTGACCAAACACACATGTGGTGTAGTTGCACAACCATGTTCATGTGATATTTTATAAGATCATGCTCAAAACATGATCTTTTGATATTTTATAAGACATGTTCCAAACATGACTTAAGTCAAGAATTGTTGAATACTagtcatttttattttttattttttttttggttagACAGAAAGAATGAATAAACAAATGATCAGTCACTTGACTAAAAATCTTGAGAACATACCATCTTTTATATTATGCTATATTTAAATCTATGATCATAGGTCGATTTGTGTTTTGATTGATCAGTTAAAAGAATTTATACTAAGTCAACCCGAAGCATACGAGATTAAGATTGGGGATCGCCTTTTTAGAAGACCAGGAGATCCTCCATTCGACGATGTTTTTACAGAGCTTCATGCTAATAATGactacaacaacaaaaacaacaataatgAAGGTCAAGCACACTCAAATGATGATCATAAGAATAAGAAAGACGAGTTATAATCATACTCCTACAAGTGCTAATTTCTAATATTACTTTGGTATATTTACACTCATTATTATTTCTCATCATCTCAACATCTTTACTTAGTGCTATTTTTTAGATAAAATTGTTGGTTACCTACTTATAGTAGCTTGTAAACCTTGAGTTTGAACATCAAAATTTGGGACTTATGATTAAAGTCTTCTTGGCCACTTAGTGTACTTTTTCTATATTAGAAAACAAAGACAATGGTTACACTAAGAGCCATATATTAGTGTACTTTCTTAGTGTGTTTGTTGAGCTGAATCTTATCACATTCTTCTTCTTGAGTCTTCAAATGTTTTTTTATTACATCTTGGGATATGAAGGCTTATTAGGAAAACCTGGAGGTGCATCTGGTAATGATCTTGGAAAGGAAGGACTAGAGTATACTAAAGAAGCTGAATTGTTAAATAATTGATCGTTGTTTATTGTTCAATAAATTGAAATTCAATTCAACAACAGAGGTGGCAATATGGTTCGGGTTTGTGTGAAGGATCCACATGGGTTGGAACTAAAACATCCGAGTAGTAATTTTTAAATGGGTTGGGGCCAATAAGTTAACCTGAAACACCTTTTATACAAAAATTAGTGTCTCAATGATTTATATATACTACTTCAAAAATGATCATACTCAGTTTTAGCTTAAAAGGCGTGTCAAACAATACCTAACAATTTTATATGATGAAAATAACCTCAAACATTGATCACATGTTGCGATGACAACAATGGGCATTTTCATCAACTAGAGACAGCGGGCCAATATTAAGTATTCCCTCACTGAGCATAAGTGACACATCCTTTCGAAACATAAAAAGTAGCTACTCGAAAATCAAAGATCTTGCAAGACCCTTCATCTTTTAATCAGCCTAATTCACTTTTCACTGCTGCAGAAATGTTTAGTATTATGTATTTATGACATACTTTATTAGGAGGAAGAAGACAGGTAAGTTTTTGTATATCTGAACTGAAAATATAACCACACTTGGCAAGTTCGTAACTCttcgtggttttttttttttttttttttttttttttgttgttgttgtttttgaaaTAAAAGTATTCTACACTTAAAAGCATCTATTAAAGCATCTTAGAACCAAAGGGCCCTTGGCCAAGCCATATGAGAGAGCCCCTCCAACCAAAAGGTTGGGGAATTTAGGCCTCACTTGAGGCCGTAAGAGGTAAATATTTGTGGTTGTCGTTAGTGGCGGATCTAGACATCCCATTGAGTGGtagcacttaataataataataatataataataataatatattaatttttttaaaagtaaaattttattaattataacttttttttttttggcaaagaaACGAAAACTTTATAACAAAACTTGATCTCGAAGAGAGACAAGAAAACAAAGAAACATAACTAACATCCACGACCGAGGCTCGAAGACAACAAACATAAACCTATACAAGACAACCAATAAACGAACCAAATGAAAATACAAACAAAGAAAACGAAACTAAGCAAATATCTAAACAAAAGCGAACCAATGCCCTACAAATCAAGCATTAACGTTTTTGTTGTTGAAACCATAAACCACCTTAGCTTTAAACGCAAACGTTGATTCAATTCCGACCCCATCCGAATTCAAACCGCCATTCCTAAATTCGTCAAAAAAAAAACCTTCACCATCTAACACCCTTTCCGACCCTGAACCCAAGCGCTTCCACTTACAATTCTCTAAGATATGTGTATCTTTTGGTTTCCCACGAGAAGCAACCCCGACTTCATCTTCATCAGTAGAGTCGTGAAAATAAAACTCTCCAACCTTTAAACTCTTTTTTTTAACTTGCCTTTTTTTCTTTAAAGCACCCTTCATATCAAGCTTCTTTCCCCCGTTTACCCGAAACTTGCTAGCATGTACGTGTCATCCCCTATAAAAACCTTTACAATTTTTATCCACACAAATACAaaatttgtatattaattataacttataaTATATACATTCAGtacatattaatatattatacaCATTTATGATGACGAGCATAAACCAAAATCCAGGAAAGAGTGAAACTTGGAAGCATAAATTAGACACTCATACGATACAACATTAAATCATATGTGCAGATAATTGCAATCTGAAGAAATGAAGTAAAAAGGATGTTATATTAGTTCATAGAgtcaactaacttaacatttacagTTACATGTATCAATACGATAAATCATGATGGTCAATTTTCAACTCCAAGTTGGATTCTTGACACAAAAAGCATGTTCATCTGAGACAGGCATATAAATTTTAAACCCTAAAATTATTGGAATAAAATAGTTAAATAGATAgcataaaatcaataatttgtaaagcttatagtctttaaatactacataataattATAAGAAGATTATAATATAATACCTGGTCTTAGAGTTGGAATTTAACGGACGAGCGGATGACGAAGGCGAACAGATGATGCGGTATGAATGACGATTGATGAGTGACGAGTATTAACACGTACAATTGAGTTCATCGGTTTATAAGACTGTTGGGCTAATTGTTTCTTTTAAATGGGCTGAAAGTAGCACAACAAAAATTTTCTGGTTGCACTGTTCAGAAACCCAAATTTGTTAACACTAGATGGGCTTTTTTGAGTGGTGGCAAGTGCTACCCTTCTCATACACATAGAGGTCCGCCCCTGTTGTCGTGTGTTAGATTGTAATTTTGCATTTCTAAAAAAAATACTAGCAAGTATTAACTTTTTTTTTTGTAAAGTTGATTTTATTAAAAACCAAAAAATATTACAGAGTTAGGGCATACCCGTAACCCGCTAACAAACATACAATACATCAATACCTAGTTCATCTACTGTTCAACGAATTTGAAAATACATGAACACCAAATCAATTTGATGCTCCATTACCCAGTCTCAATCGACCCATTTCAAACTGCATGCCCCAAATTCTAGCCGCTTTCTTGACTTGAATCGAATTCTTCACCATTAAATATGCCAATTTCATTCGTATACCATCTTCAACAATCATCAATACTTCCTTTTCATTCCTCCTATTTCCCTTGAATACTCTGTAATTTCTTTCCTGCCATAAATAATAAGTAGCAGCAGCAATTGTGATTCTATTGATGACATCCCAAATTTGGTTTCGAAATGGATATCGAGCAAGAGTGTTGATGATGCCCTGAATATCTCCAGGTAATCCTTTGAAAAGAAGCTTCTTTTTAAGTTCAATCCACACCATCTTGAAAAATCACATTCAAAGAACAAGTGTTTAACTGAGTCCTCACAATTACCACAAAGTTCACATTTAAATGTCAAATTTGGGTACCATTTCGCCAATTTATCCTGTGTGGTTAACATGTCCAGATTTATAAGCCATAGAATAAAAGCATGTTTTGGGTTAGCTTGTGGAAACAATATGACCTGGTGCCAAGGAACCAACTGGTGTACTACCCTTAAATCTTCCCATACTTGACTAGTCTTATATGGTACCTTTTTGCCACTATTAGTGACCCACTTGACCATTCCATCATCAGTTTCATATACATGGCTTTTAATTTTGTCTCTCATGTGTAGTAATTGTTTCCATCCCCAACTATCACACTATTTATATTCAATTTCCCATATTGATTTACCTTTGAGTTTCACCATGTTCACCCAATTGAACCAAAGAGAATTTCTCTTTCCAATTGACTTCCACATCTGCTTAATTAGCAATACCTCATTCCATTCTAGTAAAGACTTAAGCCCTAGACCACCTTGATTCTTAGGGTGCATACATATTTCCATGCTACTTTTGCCTTTCCTTTAGCATTATCACTATGGCCCCATAAGAACCCTTTAAGAATTTTTTCAATTTCTGACACAGTGGATTGAGGGAGCTTATAGACAGAAGCCCAATATATGTGCATGGAAGATAATACAGAAGCAATTAGTTGCAGCCTCCCAGCATACGCTAAGTGTTTGTTTTTCCAATTATCAATTCTCTTCCTGATTCTGTCAATGATGTCCTTACAATCTACAATGCCCAATTTTTTAGCAAGTAGAGGAACACCAAGATACTTTACAGGCAGTTTGCCTATTTTAAAAGGAAGCAATTGAAGAATCTCTTGTTGCAGGGGTATTTGCAGACTACCAAAAAACACTGTGCTTTTGCTTATATTGGGTAGGAGCCCAGAAACTTAACTAAAGTCTTCCAAAGCTTACTTAATAATCTTGACTGAATTAACATCACCATGACAGAATACCAACACATCATCAACAAAACATACATGTGTTAGCTTCATCTTCTTGCATCCCACATGAAATTTAAACTCAGGGTTTTTCTTTATCTTATTTGCCAAAATAAGATTGAGTATCTCCATGACCAATGTGAACAAGTAAGGTGAAATGGGATCACCCTGCCTTAAACCTCTCCCTCCATTAAAATAAGGGAGCTGATACGTACACCACTtactttttgccatacaccaccaaaatttAATTTTGGACCATTTTACCCTTGAACATAATTAATTTAGGGAAAAGAGCCTTGAGTTAGAAAGGGTAAAATAGTCAAAGATTGtagtttggtggtgtatggcaaaaaataagtggtgtacggatcaactccctTAAAATAACCCTTTATTTCATTATTAATGCAGACTGAGAATTTGGTAGTAGTGACACAATTCATAACCCATTGAATCATCTTCCAATGAAATCCAAACTTACTTAAGATTGATTCTAAAAAACTCCAGCTTACTGTGTCATATGCTTTTTGCAGATCTATCTTGAGTGCACATCTCTTTGGATCATGTAACCTATTATATCCCTTCAAAAGCTACTGAGCTACCAATATATTGTCCTGTATAGCCCTGCCAGGTATAAATGCACTCTAGTTTATATTAACCAACTTCTCCAAACCAACTTACATTCTATTCACAAGGATTTTGCTTATAGTTTTGTATATAACATTGCAACAGGCTATTGGTCTAAAGTCAGAAACTTTATCAGGAGTTtcaagcttgggaattagagatattAAAGTGTAATTAACTCCCCCTATTAACACCCTGTAGCAAAAAAATCCTTTATAGCTTTACACACATCATCTCCCACTATACACCATGCTTTCTTGAAAAACTGGGATGTGAATCCATCTGGACCAGCTCAGCTGCTTTATCACTATCTATATCAAAAAGAGCTTCTTTTATTTCCTCACTGATAACATCTTTGACCATATCTTCAGCTTCACTAGAACTAAGCTTCATAGTAAATATGTTACCCAACTTATCTACAGGCTGCACATTATCTACTTTTCCAAGGAAACTTTGAAAATAGTTAACAAATTGGTCAGGTACTTCATCACCATAAAATCTATCTTCTCTTTCATTACATACACTTCCAACTCTAGATTTTTTCTTCCTGCCCTTCAAgactttatgaaaatattttgtatttttgtCCCCCTCACTGAGCCATTTAATCTTTGTTTTCTGTTGCAAAATCAGGAATTCTTCTTGTTTAGCCTCCTCATATTCTTGTAGACATTGTGTTGCTTCTTCCTTTATGCTATTATTATGAGGATCAGTATCAAGTGCAGTCTGAATATCCTTCAATTTTGCTTTAATAAGCTTGACTCTACTAAAGGTATCCCCATTTTTCCATTTTAACTTCTTCAATTCTCCTTTAAGCCCTTTAAGCTTTTTAAGAAGACAAAACATAGCACAACCAGCCATACTTGTTTCCCATCCTTTCTCAACCACTTTGCATAAATTCTGGTTTCTCAGTAATATAGTTAATAAATCTAAATGACTTAAATTTACAGACTATACTATTTGGTAGAATAAGTATAGCAGGGCTATGATCAGATGCAACATAGGACAGAAATATACCATGAGCTTGAGAAAAACAGTTCATAACTTCATCATTAATCATGACCCTATCAAGTTTTTTCAATGTGCCACACTTTGTTTGAATCTTGTTAAACCCGGTTGCTACTGCCAACGTTGCCACATCATTATGATACATAAATAATTAAGTGTTCATTCTTTCACTTTTAACTATATTGTTGTCTAGATACaaaatatctatctatatattacattatatataacaAGGTTTTGAATTACTTGTGTGACATCCTTATTTAGCCTATGTTTTAAAAATTGATCACGTGTCAATTTATTAAGAAAACAAAATTTAATTACTTATATTTGAAAGATTTTCACTACAAAATTTAATCTTTTGTGGCGAGGAAACTCGCCGCATTAAATGGGCAATCTCGCCTCAATAGGTCTTTTGCGGCGAGGTATCGTCACATTATACCTCGTCACCATAAGTTCGCCGCTTTAAGTCTTTTGCGTCGAAGTTTTGTGTCGAACGAAAGTGGGACCCACATTTattaagaaaaaggaaaaagaaaaggaaaattatATATTGCGGCGACTCTTTTGCGACGAGGTGGGGCCAACATTTCCCGGCAAAACAAATGTGGCGACTAATTGCGACGAGTAAGTGTATCTGACAGCCTAAACTGTCGGATTTCTTTTGCGGCAAGCCTCGCCTCTAAAGGTACATGCACCAGAAGCAGGATTCTGCTGTATATGCAGCATCCCACC
This genomic stretch from Rutidosis leptorrhynchoides isolate AG116_Rl617_1_P2 chromosome 11, CSIRO_AGI_Rlap_v1, whole genome shotgun sequence harbors:
- the LOC139877735 gene encoding uncharacterized protein, translated to MEIKSAINIRLLLIFLILIVFQYVVVFSGIHIPDELDDVVDDEEDEAWKEWGQKKKKVTEDTFDPPPDDFSDMNLAQMQDEMMKRQSGPSFGFVKLRLGVRRTTDMITNIAMKWSKIARTGSIEVKFMGVDVSTIMFTLEKGQDTLELKEFILSQPEAYEIKIGDRLFRRPGDPPFDDVFTELHANNDYNNKNNNNEGQAHSNDDHKNKKDEL